In the genome of Opitutia bacterium KCR 482, one region contains:
- the purU gene encoding formyltetrahydrofolate deformylase codes for MSEERIVALLHGHDRAGIVARVSGWIYARGGNILHADQHRDRQEGIFFQRVEWIPAGDVDEEMRLFREFAASDLEMEASVQKSSVRPKIAVMVSKFEHCFSDIVLRCRSGELHCDIACVISNHEDLREMSEMFGLKFHYTPISKETKPETEAEQMRIIRESGAELVVMARYMQILSGDFIDNVGCPVINIHHSFLPAFAGAKPYHKAYARGVKLIGATAHYATKDLDEGPIIAQSVAPVNHRNSVEDLMRKGRELERSVLADAVRWHIEGRILAYKNKTVIFD; via the coding sequence ATGTCAGAAGAAAGAATTGTTGCATTGTTGCACGGCCACGACCGCGCGGGCATAGTCGCCCGCGTGTCGGGCTGGATTTACGCCCGCGGCGGAAACATTCTCCACGCCGACCAGCACCGAGATCGTCAGGAGGGCATTTTCTTCCAGCGCGTCGAGTGGATTCCCGCGGGCGACGTAGACGAGGAAATGCGCCTGTTCAGGGAGTTCGCCGCGTCGGATTTGGAAATGGAGGCGTCGGTGCAGAAGTCGTCGGTGCGCCCGAAAATTGCGGTGATGGTCTCGAAATTCGAGCACTGTTTCAGCGACATCGTTTTGCGCTGCCGCTCTGGCGAGCTTCACTGCGACATCGCCTGCGTAATCTCGAACCACGAGGACTTGCGCGAAATGAGCGAAATGTTCGGACTGAAATTCCACTACACGCCGATTTCAAAAGAGACAAAGCCCGAAACCGAGGCCGAGCAAATGCGGATAATCCGCGAGAGCGGCGCGGAGCTTGTCGTGATGGCTCGCTACATGCAGATTCTAAGCGGCGATTTCATCGACAACGTGGGGTGCCCCGTCATCAATATCCACCACAGCTTCCTGCCCGCGTTCGCGGGCGCAAAGCCCTACCACAAGGCGTACGCCCGCGGCGTAAAGCTCATAGGCGCAACCGCGCACTACGCCACGAAGGATTTGGACGAAGGCCCTATTATCGCGCAGTCGGTAGCTCCCGTCAACCACCGCAACAGCGTGGAGGATTTGATGCGCAAGGGGCGCGAGCTTGAACGCTCGGTTCTCGCCGACGCCGTAAGGTGGCACATCGAGGGGCGCATTCTCGCCTACAAAAACAAGACCGTAATCTTCGACTGA
- the shc gene encoding squalene--hopene cyclase — translation MEEKSHMQKASDWLFERQLPEGYWNAHLETNCCMEAQWLMACKFCGIESGKNAGIIEYILNSQRHDGSWDVYYGAENGDVNTTLECYYALRIFGFPKDDPRMAAAREWLLKYEWYKHVRVFTKYWLALFGEWDWSKTPALPPEIIYFPKWFPFNIYRFAAWARATIMPLCVVTSKKPVKTLAPELRIDELFPVGRETAYEMRKTDDGEKFSTKKIFLAADKIFHFFNDKSGDSALRKRAIKDAMDWIIEHQDDDGFWGGIQPPWIYGIIAMHILGYPQTQENMAKAVNAVNLHWTEQTEKGTRIKASESPVWDTMLAVNALLDARASVSDSRLSKAVDYLLENENRYYGDWSETVGRGVKPSGWSFQRANKFYPDIDDTAVAIVALLKYRDALPKSDPRAAKISEAIGRAAKWIVAMQSKNGGWAAFDRDNTTELVTKIPFCDFGEVLDPPSVDVSAHVVEALLKCGYSKDCECVSRGIKFILGEQEDDGSWFGRWGINYIYGTWCAMTALKAAGFEYSSPEIKRAADWLAGRQNPDGGWGERASTYMQPRSKSGSTASQTAWALIALMSFETPYGENIRRGLDYLKNTQTPDGTWVEAEYTGTGFPGYGLGAKVDLRNGAPLPQGKELSRGFMLRYGYYCHYFPIMALSREIQ, via the coding sequence ATGGAAGAAAAATCGCACATGCAAAAGGCGTCCGACTGGCTTTTCGAACGCCAACTCCCCGAAGGCTACTGGAACGCGCACCTCGAAACAAACTGCTGCATGGAGGCGCAGTGGCTGATGGCGTGCAAATTCTGCGGAATCGAAAGCGGAAAAAACGCGGGAATCATAGAATACATTTTGAACTCGCAACGCCACGACGGCAGCTGGGACGTCTACTACGGCGCGGAAAACGGCGACGTCAACACGACGCTCGAATGCTACTACGCGCTGCGCATTTTCGGCTTCCCAAAGGACGACCCGCGCATGGCGGCGGCGCGGGAATGGCTGCTGAAATACGAGTGGTACAAGCACGTGAGGGTGTTCACAAAATACTGGCTCGCGCTTTTCGGCGAATGGGACTGGTCTAAAACGCCCGCGCTTCCGCCCGAAATAATCTACTTTCCGAAATGGTTTCCATTCAACATATATCGCTTTGCGGCGTGGGCGCGGGCGACAATCATGCCGCTTTGCGTGGTGACGTCAAAAAAACCCGTCAAGACGCTCGCGCCGGAGCTTAGAATAGACGAGCTTTTCCCCGTCGGGCGTGAAACCGCCTACGAAATGCGGAAAACCGACGACGGCGAAAAGTTTTCGACTAAAAAAATATTCCTCGCCGCCGACAAAATCTTCCATTTCTTCAACGACAAATCGGGCGACTCCGCCCTGCGCAAACGCGCAATCAAAGACGCCATGGACTGGATTATAGAGCATCAGGACGACGACGGCTTTTGGGGCGGAATCCAGCCGCCGTGGATTTACGGCATAATTGCGATGCACATTCTGGGCTATCCGCAAACGCAGGAAAACATGGCAAAAGCCGTCAACGCCGTCAATTTGCACTGGACGGAGCAGACGGAAAAAGGCACGCGCATAAAGGCGAGCGAAAGCCCCGTGTGGGACACAATGCTTGCCGTAAACGCCCTGCTCGACGCCCGCGCGAGCGTTTCAGACTCCCGACTTTCGAAAGCCGTCGACTACCTGCTCGAAAACGAAAACCGCTACTACGGCGACTGGTCCGAAACCGTCGGGCGCGGAGTCAAGCCGAGCGGGTGGTCGTTCCAGCGGGCAAACAAATTCTACCCCGACATCGACGACACCGCGGTCGCGATTGTCGCACTCCTGAAATACCGCGACGCCCTGCCGAAGTCGGATCCGCGCGCCGCGAAAATTTCGGAAGCCATCGGGCGCGCGGCGAAATGGATTGTCGCAATGCAGTCGAAAAACGGCGGCTGGGCGGCCTTCGACCGCGACAACACAACCGAGCTTGTGACGAAAATCCCGTTCTGCGACTTCGGCGAAGTGCTGGACCCCCCGAGCGTAGACGTCAGCGCGCACGTCGTGGAGGCCCTGCTCAAATGCGGCTATTCAAAAGACTGCGAGTGCGTCTCGCGCGGCATAAAATTCATTCTCGGCGAGCAGGAGGACGACGGCTCGTGGTTCGGCCGCTGGGGAATCAACTATATCTACGGCACTTGGTGCGCGATGACCGCGCTCAAAGCCGCGGGCTTCGAGTACTCGTCGCCCGAAATCAAACGCGCGGCGGACTGGCTTGCGGGCAGGCAGAACCCCGACGGCGGCTGGGGCGAGCGGGCTTCCACCTACATGCAGCCTCGCAGCAAAAGCGGCTCGACCGCCTCGCAGACGGCGTGGGCGTTGATTGCGCTGATGTCGTTCGAAACGCCCTACGGCGAAAATATCCGCAGGGGCTTGGACTACCTCAAAAACACGCAGACCCCCGACGGAACTTGGGTTGAGGCCGAGTACACGGGGACGGGCTTCCCCGGATACGGGCTGGGCGCGAAAGTCGATTTGCGCAACGGCGCGCCGCTTCCGCAGGGCAAGGAGCTGTCGCGTGGATTCATGCTGCGCTACGGTTATTATTGCCATTACTTCCCGATTATGGCACTCTCGCGCGAAATACAATGA
- the panC gene encoding pantoate--beta-alanine ligase codes for MKIISSPKEMKEFSANAKAAGKKIALVPTMGALHDGHLSLIDKAKSLADVVVVSVFVNPTQFGPNEDYDKYPRQLEADVAKCEEHAADVVFAPSPSDIYAPDASTFVSEEQISQNLCGKSRPKHFRGVTTVVSILFNIVKPDFGVFGEKDAQQVSIIERMVRDLFMDVEIVRAPIVREQSGLALSSRNKYMTQAERDGATRIRKSLLAGKALVDEGCTNIDRVKALVINTLADPKTRIIYVEIVDAKTSLPVSELAKGKCRISLAVWYGQTRLIDNIVV; via the coding sequence ATGAAAATAATAAGCTCTCCCAAAGAAATGAAGGAATTTTCCGCGAACGCGAAAGCCGCAGGCAAAAAAATCGCGCTCGTACCCACCATGGGCGCACTGCACGACGGGCATTTGAGCCTCATCGACAAGGCGAAATCGCTGGCGGACGTAGTGGTCGTGTCGGTTTTCGTCAACCCCACGCAGTTCGGCCCGAACGAAGACTACGACAAATACCCGCGCCAGCTCGAAGCCGACGTCGCAAAATGCGAGGAGCACGCGGCCGACGTCGTCTTCGCGCCCTCCCCCTCCGACATATACGCGCCCGACGCCTCCACCTTCGTCTCGGAAGAGCAGATAAGCCAAAACCTCTGCGGCAAAAGCCGCCCCAAACACTTCCGCGGCGTGACGACTGTTGTAAGCATTCTCTTCAATATAGTAAAGCCCGACTTCGGCGTTTTCGGCGAAAAGGACGCCCAGCAGGTCTCCATCATCGAAAGAATGGTGCGCGACCTCTTCATGGACGTCGAAATCGTCCGCGCCCCGATTGTCCGCGAACAGAGCGGGCTCGCCCTCAGCTCGCGCAACAAATACATGACGCAGGCGGAGCGCGACGGCGCAACGCGAATCAGGAAATCGCTGCTGGCGGGCAAGGCTCTCGTCGACGAGGGCTGCACGAACATCGACAGAGTCAAGGCTCTCGTCATAAACACGCTGGCCGACCCAAAAACGCGCATAATCTATGTGGAAATTGTGGACGCCAAAACGTCGCTGCCCGTTTCGGAGCTTGCGAAAGGCAAGTGCAGAATCTCGCTCGCGGTCTGGTATGGGCAGACGCGCCTCATAGACAACATCGTTGTTTAG
- the pyrE gene encoding orotate phosphoribosyltransferase: MEKLPFKISVLVFVRNADGKFLLIRRAKEPNKDCWSPIGGKLEMADGESPFECAIRETREEIGLELEASDLHLFSMTSERGYEGSAHWLMFLFECKKRLEKLPPDIGEGGFAFFDYSEIRGGKIKIPETDKKLLWDVRERFCDGGMAVLRADCSRAGELSWTFEQTIKPMNDNEKILEIFRDTGALMEGHFILRSGLHSGHFFQCARVCEHMDRVSELVAMLAKKLAGVECDTVLAPAMGGLVLGQEVARQLGKRFIFAEKQDGNLVLRRNFKIGDGEKILIVEDVITRGGRVQECIDIVKANGGKPAAVAVLVDRSEGKAKFEVPCVSLLEFSFPTYAPDAIPAELASIPACHPGS, from the coding sequence ATGGAGAAGCTTCCGTTTAAAATCAGCGTGCTTGTTTTCGTCCGAAACGCGGACGGAAAGTTCCTGCTTATCCGCCGCGCGAAGGAGCCGAACAAAGATTGCTGGAGTCCGATTGGCGGCAAGCTCGAAATGGCGGACGGCGAGTCGCCGTTTGAATGCGCAATCCGCGAAACGCGCGAGGAAATCGGGCTTGAATTGGAGGCGTCCGACCTCCACCTGTTCTCGATGACGAGCGAGCGCGGCTACGAGGGCAGCGCGCACTGGCTGATGTTCCTTTTCGAGTGCAAAAAGCGTCTCGAAAAGCTCCCGCCAGACATCGGCGAGGGCGGCTTCGCGTTTTTCGACTACTCCGAAATTCGGGGCGGAAAAATCAAAATTCCCGAAACCGACAAAAAACTTCTCTGGGACGTCCGCGAAAGATTTTGCGACGGCGGCATGGCGGTTCTCCGCGCCGATTGCTCGCGGGCGGGCGAACTCTCCTGGACTTTCGAACAGACTATAAAACCTATGAACGACAACGAAAAAATTCTCGAAATATTCAGGGACACCGGCGCGCTCATGGAGGGGCATTTTATCCTCCGCAGCGGCCTCCACAGCGGACATTTCTTCCAGTGCGCGCGCGTTTGCGAGCACATGGACAGAGTGTCGGAGCTTGTGGCAATGCTCGCAAAGAAACTCGCGGGCGTTGAATGCGACACCGTTCTCGCCCCCGCGATGGGCGGGCTTGTGCTCGGTCAGGAAGTCGCAAGACAGCTCGGCAAGCGTTTCATCTTCGCGGAAAAGCAGGACGGCAACCTCGTTCTGCGCCGCAACTTCAAAATCGGCGACGGCGAGAAAATCCTGATTGTGGAAGATGTAATCACGCGCGGCGGACGCGTTCAGGAATGCATCGACATCGTCAAGGCGAACGGCGGCAAGCCCGCGGCGGTCGCGGTTCTTGTCGATAGAAGCGAGGGCAAGGCGAAGTTCGAAGTGCCCTGCGTGAGCCTCCTCGAATTTTCGTTCCCGACCTACGCGCCCGACGCGATTCCCGCCGAGCTTGCGTCGATTCCCGCGTGCCACCCCGGCTCGTAG
- the nadB gene encoding L-aspartate oxidase, with protein MKFDVVVVGSGIAGLSFALKTAKLGHKVAIVTKKERSDTNTNHAQGGIASVTSCADNFESHVKDTLIAGDGLCHEDAVREIVKSGPQQIKDLIEEGVQFTSLQDGSPSLGREGGHSQRRILHVKDYTGRAIEEALLKCVAENKNIEVFEHHFAIDLITKAKTNSLLPDQQNEIIGLYVYDTKNSVVKTFKTRVVMLATGGTGCVYLYTTNPTIATGDGIAMAYRAGAEVANLEFIQFHPTALYSQTGERFLISEAVRGEGAILRNAKGEAFMSKYDPRKDLAPRDIVARAIDSEMKRLGSPHVWLDITHKSSDDLKTRFPQIYEHCLKCGIDISKDYMPVVPAAHYMCGGVRTKLDASTTIRGLYACGEVACTGLHGANRLASNSLLEAVVLANNASVAVDKYLENAKDTDVDVPLWKDGDVRNPDERVVLQHNMGELQRTMWDYVGIVRTTKRLERALNRIENLHREIDEYYWNFKIEPTLIELRNEVQVAILIIRSALARHESRGLHYTLDYPEKLPTTRDTILKRESF; from the coding sequence ATGAAATTCGACGTAGTAGTAGTCGGAAGCGGAATCGCGGGGCTTAGCTTCGCGCTGAAAACCGCAAAATTAGGGCACAAGGTCGCCATCGTCACCAAAAAGGAACGCTCGGACACCAATACAAACCACGCGCAGGGGGGAATCGCAAGCGTCACAAGCTGCGCCGACAATTTCGAATCGCACGTCAAAGACACGCTGATTGCAGGCGACGGACTCTGCCACGAAGACGCCGTGCGCGAAATCGTGAAATCCGGCCCCCAGCAAATCAAGGATTTGATTGAGGAAGGCGTGCAATTTACAAGCCTTCAAGACGGCTCGCCGTCGCTCGGGCGCGAGGGCGGACACTCGCAAAGACGTATCCTGCACGTCAAAGACTACACGGGACGCGCAATCGAAGAGGCTCTGCTCAAATGCGTCGCCGAAAACAAAAACATCGAGGTTTTCGAGCACCACTTCGCGATAGACCTCATCACAAAGGCGAAAACAAACTCGCTCCTCCCCGACCAGCAAAACGAAATAATCGGGCTGTACGTCTACGACACGAAAAACAGCGTCGTAAAAACTTTCAAAACGCGCGTCGTGATGCTCGCCACGGGCGGCACGGGCTGCGTCTACCTCTACACAACAAACCCGACAATCGCCACGGGCGACGGCATCGCAATGGCGTATAGGGCGGGCGCGGAGGTCGCAAACCTCGAATTCATTCAGTTCCACCCCACCGCGCTCTACTCGCAGACGGGCGAACGCTTCCTGATTTCGGAGGCGGTGCGCGGCGAAGGCGCAATTCTGCGCAACGCAAAAGGCGAGGCGTTCATGTCGAAATACGACCCGCGCAAAGACCTCGCCCCGCGCGACATCGTGGCGAGGGCAATCGATAGCGAAATGAAAAGGCTCGGCTCGCCCCACGTCTGGCTCGACATCACGCACAAATCCTCCGACGACCTCAAAACGCGCTTCCCGCAAATCTACGAGCACTGCCTCAAATGCGGAATCGACATTTCGAAAGACTACATGCCTGTCGTCCCCGCGGCGCACTACATGTGCGGGGGCGTGCGCACGAAGCTCGACGCGTCTACGACAATCAGGGGGCTGTACGCTTGCGGCGAAGTCGCCTGCACGGGGCTTCACGGGGCGAACAGACTTGCGAGCAACTCGCTGCTCGAAGCCGTGGTGCTTGCCAACAACGCGTCGGTCGCGGTCGATAAATACCTCGAAAACGCAAAGGATACCGACGTCGACGTTCCGCTCTGGAAAGACGGCGACGTGCGCAACCCAGACGAGCGCGTGGTTCTGCAACACAACATGGGCGAACTGCAACGCACCATGTGGGACTACGTCGGAATAGTCCGCACAACAAAACGCCTCGAACGCGCCCTCAACAGGATTGAAAACCTGCACAGGGAAATCGACGAATACTACTGGAATTTCAAAATCGAGCCGACGCTCATCGAGCTTCGCAACGAAGTTCAGGTCGCGATTCTGATTATCCGCTCCGCGCTCGCGCGCCACGAAAGCCGCGGGCTGCACTACACGCTCGACTACCCCGAAAAGCTCCCCACCACGCGCGACACAATCCTTAAAAGAGAGTCTTTCTAA
- a CDS encoding TetR/AcrR family transcriptional regulator produces the protein MKDTKGKILETAFALLVKNGYNGVSIGDITKALEITRSLPYRYFPSKRDLLFEACKLYYYERFFPERFDAGKASLKELLEVISQNMERIILGLSRSLGRELSVFDYNVMYFDALRNEPRFRRYMRSKMLELRAIAENAVKNSEIKKGISAEFVERVFTDIWSRCAHVQDNASNRVNLARILDDIGTFYKLVSA, from the coding sequence ATGAAGGACACGAAGGGAAAAATACTCGAAACGGCGTTCGCGCTGCTCGTAAAAAACGGCTACAACGGCGTTTCGATAGGCGACATCACAAAGGCGCTCGAAATCACCCGAAGCCTGCCATACCGCTACTTCCCCTCGAAGCGCGATCTGCTCTTCGAGGCGTGCAAGCTCTACTACTACGAACGCTTTTTCCCCGAAAGATTCGACGCGGGAAAAGCGTCGCTCAAAGAGCTTCTCGAAGTGATTTCGCAAAACATGGAGCGCATAATCTTAGGGCTGTCGCGCTCGCTCGGCAGGGAGCTTTCGGTGTTCGACTACAACGTAATGTACTTCGACGCCCTCCGCAACGAGCCGCGTTTCAGACGCTACATGCGCTCGAAAATGCTCGAGCTGCGGGCAATAGCGGAGAACGCCGTAAAAAATTCCGAAATAAAAAAGGGGATTTCCGCCGAATTTGTCGAACGCGTTTTTACCGACATTTGGAGCCGCTGCGCCCATGTGCAGGACAACGCGTCGAACCGCGTAAATCTTGCGCGAATCCTCGACGACATCGGCACATTCTACAAGCTCGTTTCGGCGTAG
- a CDS encoding LL-diaminopimelate aminotransferase, whose product MSDSYIQNLFAERIGGANYGKSNAIYKFEKIKRAKRAAKAAKPDVALIDMGVGEPDEMAFPEVVEALYAAAKDPANRGYADNGGRDFKVAAAGYMKAVFGVELDPDTEILHSIGSKAALSILPNCFVNPGDVVIMTTPGYPVFGTHAKYLGGEVYNLKLSAENSFLPDLDSIPADVLKRAKAIVVNYPNNPTGASATREFFEKLVAFAKRNNIIVVSDAAYASLTFDGNALSILQIEGAKDVAVELHSLSKSHNMTGWRIGWVCGNPLIVKAYGDVKDNTDSGQFLGIQLAAAKGLENPSITRAIAAKYSRRMDLLVGVLKNLGFSPRKPKAGFFLYMPAPKSAIQPDGSRTEFKTGEDFSQWMISEHLISTVPWDDAGAFVRFSVTFEAHGEDAEKAVVEEIARRMGRSKFEF is encoded by the coding sequence ATGAGCGACTCATACATTCAAAACCTCTTCGCCGAAAGAATCGGCGGCGCGAACTACGGCAAAAGCAATGCCATCTACAAGTTCGAGAAAATCAAACGCGCAAAGCGCGCCGCAAAGGCCGCGAAGCCCGACGTCGCGCTCATCGACATGGGCGTGGGCGAGCCCGACGAAATGGCTTTCCCCGAAGTGGTCGAAGCCCTCTACGCCGCCGCGAAAGACCCCGCAAACAGGGGCTATGCCGACAACGGCGGTCGCGACTTCAAGGTTGCCGCCGCGGGATACATGAAGGCGGTCTTCGGCGTCGAGCTTGACCCCGACACCGAAATCCTCCACTCGATAGGCTCGAAAGCCGCCCTCAGCATTCTGCCGAACTGCTTTGTGAACCCCGGCGACGTCGTCATCATGACGACCCCAGGCTATCCCGTTTTCGGCACGCATGCAAAATACCTCGGCGGCGAAGTCTACAACCTCAAACTTTCGGCGGAAAACAGCTTCCTGCCCGACCTCGATTCGATTCCCGCCGACGTTCTCAAACGCGCCAAGGCGATTGTCGTAAACTACCCCAACAACCCGACGGGCGCGAGCGCCACGCGCGAATTTTTCGAAAAGCTTGTGGCGTTTGCGAAGCGCAACAACATAATAGTGGTTTCCGACGCCGCGTACGCGTCGCTTACGTTCGACGGCAACGCGCTGTCGATTCTCCAAATAGAGGGCGCAAAGGACGTCGCGGTAGAGCTTCACTCGCTCTCGAAAAGCCACAACATGACGGGCTGGCGCATCGGCTGGGTCTGCGGGAATCCGCTAATCGTAAAGGCGTACGGCGATGTCAAGGACAATACGGACTCGGGACAGTTCCTCGGCATTCAGCTCGCGGCGGCAAAGGGTCTTGAAAATCCGTCGATAACCCGCGCGATTGCCGCCAAGTACTCGCGCAGAATGGATTTGCTTGTCGGCGTTCTCAAAAACCTCGGCTTCTCGCCGCGCAAGCCCAAGGCGGGATTCTTCCTCTATATGCCCGCGCCCAAGTCGGCAATCCAGCCCGACGGCTCGCGCACGGAGTTCAAGACCGGCGAGGACTTCTCGCAGTGGATGATTTCCGAGCACCTCATTAGCACCGTTCCGTGGGACGACGCAGGCGCGTTCGTCCGTTTCTCCGTAACTTTCGAAGCGCACGGAGAGGACGCCGAAAAGGCGGTAGTAGAGGAAATCGCCCGCCGCATGGGACGCTCGAAATTCGAGTTTTAA
- a CDS encoding Cache 3/Cache 2 fusion domain-containing protein, with the protein MKIPLKKTLAAFSVGLSALPVIVIGLLVLMMNSDIREIVNSEFDKIGARATRQIVEDTVRICKIIRRTQLDEDDKARDAVRERLWNIGFPKLLDKKAKIRVASQMTPTEFKTAEIPAMAFGNSEIVLKMSPDGSLERASGRAAEILEQLKTETGLDFAILQKIDADGNMLRIASTALDAEGTPFVGTYIPANGGYDDGAIVRTLLARKAFSGISRGGAVNFIANYEPIIDQYGDVIGAVAFGRPQASIAYLLKYFENIRIGNTGYVWAIELVGRGESVVRISRDGKRNGFIVEGDTFRERREATLEIIASAVAQGEKITVRDYKSGAERSLTDLITAYTYFKPWNLVIGSSGYRNDYAAGVERIDASARNFVFMLVPVGLAMLFFAGFAAWLAGVRGVQMVDGLKRAIGEIKGGDIPAAQAELAELADPRQWSNSEIFRLSLALDTMSANISKLVAKVQDAGENLAQSAAKISSGAEDIAKTTSARAERLSDILGTIDSISNSASLLNADALDAAKNIEASLEIMSDGGNLLGRLNENAAILLGAADSVSARLAVIKDKTERILAAMSTINAVSERTNMLSLNASIEAERAADANGGFAAVSAEITRLADRTAVAAMNVSRMVAEMDDSVNLGVGDMDDFAARMKSNSEMISKVHDNLESAEGQIAELGPKFESLAEDVSGQEKNAGAIASQTQSLAELGEKTRAQVDALRETTVSISRTSEALAAKVSSFAVIRKK; encoded by the coding sequence ATGAAAATTCCGCTGAAAAAGACGCTCGCGGCTTTCTCCGTGGGGCTTTCCGCGCTTCCGGTAATCGTCATCGGGCTTCTCGTGCTGATGATGAACAGCGACATCAGGGAAATCGTAAACTCCGAATTCGACAAAATCGGCGCGCGCGCGACGCGCCAAATTGTGGAAGACACCGTGCGGATTTGCAAAATAATCCGCCGCACGCAGCTCGACGAAGACGACAAGGCGCGGGACGCCGTCCGCGAACGCCTCTGGAATATCGGCTTTCCGAAACTGCTCGACAAAAAGGCGAAAATCCGCGTGGCGTCGCAAATGACGCCGACGGAATTCAAGACGGCGGAAATTCCCGCAATGGCTTTCGGCAACAGCGAAATAGTCTTGAAGATGTCGCCCGACGGCTCGCTCGAAAGGGCGTCGGGACGCGCCGCGGAAATCCTCGAACAGCTTAAAACCGAGACGGGGCTTGACTTCGCGATACTCCAAAAAATCGACGCCGACGGCAACATGCTGCGCATAGCATCGACCGCGCTCGACGCCGAGGGAACGCCCTTTGTGGGCACATACATTCCCGCAAACGGCGGCTACGACGACGGCGCGATTGTCCGCACACTGCTTGCCCGCAAGGCGTTTTCGGGAATTTCGCGCGGGGGGGCGGTCAACTTCATCGCAAACTACGAGCCAATCATAGACCAGTACGGCGACGTTATCGGGGCGGTGGCGTTCGGACGCCCGCAGGCGTCGATTGCGTACCTGCTAAAATATTTCGAAAACATAAGAATAGGCAACACGGGCTACGTCTGGGCAATAGAGCTTGTCGGGCGCGGCGAGTCGGTTGTGAGGATTTCGCGCGACGGCAAGCGCAACGGCTTCATCGTCGAGGGAGACACGTTCAGGGAACGGCGCGAGGCGACGCTCGAAATCATAGCCTCCGCCGTCGCGCAGGGCGAAAAAATCACCGTGCGCGACTACAAGTCGGGAGCGGAGCGCAGCCTCACCGACCTCATAACCGCCTACACATATTTCAAGCCGTGGAACCTCGTGATAGGGTCGAGCGGGTACAGGAACGACTACGCCGCGGGGGTGGAAAGAATAGACGCCTCCGCGCGAAACTTCGTCTTCATGCTCGTGCCCGTCGGTCTTGCGATGCTCTTCTTTGCGGGCTTTGCGGCGTGGCTTGCGGGTGTGCGCGGCGTCCAAATGGTGGACGGGCTAAAACGCGCAATCGGGGAAATCAAAGGCGGCGACATTCCCGCCGCGCAGGCGGAACTTGCGGAACTTGCCGACCCGCGCCAGTGGAGCAACTCGGAAATTTTCAGGCTGTCGCTCGCGCTCGACACAATGTCGGCAAACATCTCGAAGCTCGTGGCAAAAGTTCAGGACGCAGGCGAAAACCTCGCCCAAAGCGCGGCGAAAATCTCGTCGGGCGCGGAGGACATAGCAAAGACCACAAGCGCGAGGGCGGAAAGGCTCTCCGACATTCTCGGCACGATAGACTCAATTTCAAACTCGGCGTCGCTGCTCAACGCCGACGCGCTCGACGCGGCAAAAAACATAGAGGCGTCGCTCGAAATCATGAGCGACGGCGGCAACCTGCTCGGCAGGCTCAACGAAAACGCGGCAATTCTGCTCGGCGCGGCGGACTCCGTTTCGGCGAGGCTTGCGGTCATAAAGGACAAGACCGAGCGCATTCTCGCGGCAATGTCCACAATCAACGCGGTCAGCGAGCGCACGAACATGCTTTCGCTCAACGCCTCGATTGAGGCGGAACGCGCGGCGGACGCAAACGGCGGCTTCGCGGCGGTGTCGGCGGAAATCACGCGACTTGCCGACCGCACGGCGGTCGCGGCAATGAACGTCTCGCGCATGGTCGCCGAAATGGACGACTCCGTAAACCTCGGCGTGGGCGACATGGACGACTTCGCCGCAAGAATGAAATCGAACTCCGAAATGATAAGCAAAGTTCACGACAACCTCGAGTCGGCGGAGGGGCAGATTGCGGAGCTTGGCCCGAAGTTCGAGTCGCTCGCGGAGGACGTTTCGGGGCAGGAGAAAAACGCGGGCGCTATCGCCTCGCAAACGCAGTCGCTCGCGGAACTTGGCGAGAAAACCCGCGCGCAGGTCGACGCTCTCAGGGAAACCACGGTGTCCATTTCACGCACGTCGGAGGCTCTTGCGGCAAAGGTTTCGAGCTTCGCGGTAATCCGCAAAAAGTAG